In Acidobacteriota bacterium, a single window of DNA contains:
- a CDS encoding helix-turn-helix domain-containing protein: MGGHFQSESVAGLNRNRWPLWIGIYKAEIIKKALFKSKNNKTKAAKMLKIDRMTLYSKIKKFNLWQK, from the coding sequence ATGGGTGGCCACTTTCAATCAGAATCAGTGGCCGGTTTGAATCGGAATCGATGGCCACTTTGGATCGGAATATACAAAGCAGAAATAATTAAAAAAGCGCTTTTTAAATCAAAAAATAATAAAACAAAAGCAGCAAAAATGCTTAAAATAGATCGGATGACTCTCTATTCAAAAATAAAGAAATTTAACTTATGGCAAAAGTGA